Proteins encoded in a region of the Zea mays cultivar B73 chromosome 2, Zm-B73-REFERENCE-NAM-5.0, whole genome shotgun sequence genome:
- the LOC100191574 gene encoding tyrosine specific protein phosphatase family protein: MKQEAATSIVVTQEDVLHHYKEPPPRREDDPPALAASLSLPSSLSEDDGDAMPQPSSYAVLPRREGELVSAEELLLVPPLNFAMVDHGVYRSGFPDASNLPFLETLRLRSVLCLCPEPYPEANLEFLRAHGIKLFQFGIDGSKEPFVNIPEDRIREALEVILDASNHPVLIHCKRGKHRTGCVVGCFRKLQRWCLTSIFDEYQRFAAAKTRVSDLRFMELFDVSSIKHLAFESSV; encoded by the exons ATGAAACAGGAGGCGGCCACCAGCATAGTGGTGACCCAGGAGGACGTCCTGCACCACTACAAGGAGCCTCCACCCCGCCGCGAGGACGATCCGCCAGCACTGGCTGCGTCGCTGTCGTTGCCGTCGTCACTGTCGGAGGACGATGGCGACGCCATGCCGCAGCCATCTTCATACGCGGTCTTGCCGCGCCGGGAAGGCGAGCTGGTGTCTGCGGAGGAGCTGCTGCTGGTGCCGCCGCTCAACTTCGCCATGGTGGACCACGGCGTGTACCGCTCCGGATTCCCGGACGCCTCCAACTTGCCGTTTCTTGAGACGCTCCGACTCCGCTCCGTCCT GTGCCTGTGCCCGGAGCCATACCCGGAGGCTAATCTGGAGTTCCTCCGTGCCCACGGGATCAAGCTCTTCCAGTTCGGAATCGACGGCTCCAAG GAACCATTTGTGAACATACCAGAAGATAGAATCCGTGAAGCTCTAGAAGTCATCCTAG ATGCAAGCAACCATCCGGTTCTTATTCACTGCAAGCGAGGAAAG CATCGAACCGGCTGTGTGGTTGGATGCTTTAGGAAATTGCAACGCTGGTGTCTAACTTCAATATTTGACGAATACCAGCGTTTTGCTGCTGCCAAAACAAGAGTTTCTGACCTACGGTTCATGGAGCTATTTGATGTATCGAGCATAAAGCATTTAGCATTTGAGTCGTCTGTATGA